A window of Citrus sinensis cultivar Valencia sweet orange chromosome 7, DVS_A1.0, whole genome shotgun sequence contains these coding sequences:
- the LOC102621042 gene encoding probable glutathione S-transferase parA, translated as MAENVVLLGFWPSSFAMRVKIALAEKGIKYESKEENLFDKSPLLLEMNPVDKKIPVLIHDGKPICESLIIIQYIDEVWHHKSPLMPSDSYLRSQARFWADYVDKNIYGIGKRIWSGKGEDQEAAKKEMIGFLKNMEAELGDKHFFGGESIGFVDVALVPFTTWFYTYETFGNLSVEAECPKLIAWAKRCSQKESVSASLADPHDIYDFALGLRMKYGIQ; from the exons ATGGCTGAGAATGTGGTTTTATTGGGCTTTTGGCCAAGTTCTTTTGCAATGAGAGTGAAAATTGCACTGGCCGAGAAGGGAATCAAATATGAATCAAAAGAAGAGAACTTGTTCGATAAGAGCCCTTTACTCCTTGAGATGAATCCGGTTGACAAGAAAATTCCTGTTCTAATTCATGACGGGAAACCCATTTGTGAATCCCTTATTATCATTCAATACATTGATGAAGTTTGGCATCACAAATCTCCTCTTATGCCTTCTGATTCTTACCTTCGATCTCAAGCCAGGTTTTGGGCTGATTATGTTGACAAAAAT ATATACGGTATTGGGAAGAGGATTTGGTCGGGGAAAGGAGAAGATCAAGAGGCAGCAAAGAAGGAGATGATAGGGTTTTTGAAGAACATGGAAGCAGAGCTCGGAGACAAACACTTCTTCGGCGGCGAGAGTATTGGATTTGTAGATGTGGCGTTGGTTCCATTCACAACATGGTTTTACACGTACGAGACTTTTGGGAACTTGAGCGTTGAAGCAGAGTGCCCCAAGCTTATTGCGTGGGCCAAGAGGTGCTCACAGAAGGAGAGTGTGTCTGCCTCCCTTGCTGATCCTCACGACATCTACGACTTTGCTTTGGGCCTTAGAATGAAATATGGGATTCAGTAG